A window of Sinimarinibacterium sp. NLF-5-8 genomic DNA:
CTGCGCCGTGCCGCGCTCAGGCTGACGCAACCCAGCGCCAGCGTTGCCGCCGCACCGAGCAGCGCCGCGGTGACCATCGGCAGCCAGTTCAGCGTTGCGGCAAGCACCACTGCGGCCAGAATGCCCCACGCGCGCAGCGCGCGGTCAAATCGTGGAATATCGGAATTTTCAACATCGCTGACGACCAGAAAATCAGGCGAATGGCGATGTCGATCAACCCAGGTCGGGCGCGCTTCGATCAGCAAGGTATCGGCTGCACGCAGAATCACATCACCGAGGCCGCCGGGTACCCGTTGTCCATCGCGCGCCACCGCCACCACCGTTGCGCCGTAATGGGTATGAAAGCGGCTGTCACGCAGGGTCTGGTTGATCAGCGGGCAGCGCGGCGAGATCACCACTTCGACCAGATGACGTTCGGGATATTGCTGCGCCAGAGAAGCGGCCTCGCCATTGCGCGGTGCAGACAGGCCACGGATGCGTTGCAGATCAACGATGGCATCGATGTCGCCGGCAAACACCAGACGGTCCTCGGGCAGTAACCGCTCCTCGGATTGCACGGCGGGGATGATGCGACCATCGCGTTCGATTTCAATCAGAAACAAACGCCCCAGCTGGCGCAGTCCGGCCTCGACAATGGTTTGCCCCACCAGCGGCCCGGTGGCATCCACCATCATCTCGACGGTGTATTCGCGCGGATCGGCAAATGCCGAGGTTGCCGGACGACGGTCGGCGAGCAGACGACGGCTGGCGGCCAGAATATACAAGGTGCCCGCCAGGGCACAGGGAATCCCGACCCAGGCAATCTCGAACATGCCGATACTGGGCTGGCCATCACGCATCCACAAACCGTTGACGACCAGATTGGTCGAGGTGCCGATCAGGGTGCAAGTGCCCCCGAGAATGGCGGCATAACTCAGTGGAATCAGCAGTTTGGATGCCGAAATCTGGTGGCGCTTGGCCCACGCCAGGATCGGTGGCATGAATGCTGCGACCACGGGGGTGTTGTTGATGAAGGCACTCAGGCCGATCACCGGTGCCATGACCCGCAGCTGCGCCGGCCCAATACCCCGGGGACGACCCAGCAACTGGCGGGTGATCCAGTCGATTGCGCCGGTGTCACGCAGCCCTGCGGCGATGACATACATTGCGGCGACGGTGATCATGCCGTCGTTGGAAAAACCTTCCAGTGCTTGTGCCGGCGTCAAGATCCCCAGTGTCAGCAAGGTCAGCATCGCCAGCAACAACACCAGCTCCGCCGCCAGTTTTTCAGTGATCAGCAATCCCAGCGTTGCCACGACAACCGCCAGGGTCATGAAAATGTGTAAATCCACAGACATATCCAGACAGCATCAGGGCTGTTCAAAAACAGGCGCGAAGTTTAATCAGCGGCAGTCAGGCTGCCCAGCCGCCGCCGCCCGAGGATCGCAAACGATCTATGAATATGTCGCCGGAGATCTGCCTGTGATGAATCCATCTATTCACATTGCCAGCTGAATGTTCCGAGTGCAGGGCTGGACAGGGTGATCCGGTCTCCGGGATGAAGGACGCCCACGCCTTCGGGGGTGCCGGTGAAAATCACATCGTCCGGCTCCAGCGACCAGGTTTGGGACAGCAGGTGAATTTGCCGGGCGACCGAATACAGCATTTTCCGAGTATGCCCATGCTGACGCAAAACGCCATTGACATGGCAAGTAAAATCAATGTCTTGCAAGTCATGATCAAGAAATGGCTTGAAGTCTCCAAGTGGCGCTGCGCCGTCAAAGGCCTTGGCCAGTTCCCATGGTCGGCCTTGCGCGCGCAACCGGGTTTGCAGTTCACGCAGGGTCAGATCCAGCCCCAGGGTGATGCCGGCCACGCAGTCCAGGGCCTCATCCTCGGCAATGTCGCGGCCACCGCCGGTCAATGACACCACCAGCTCAGCCTCGTGATGAACCACGCCGTGGCCGCGCGGCAACACGATCGGCTCGCCTTCTTCGATCACACAACTGGCGGGTTTGATGAACACCACGCAGTCGCCATCGTCCGGAGGCCCCAGATGCGCCAGTTCGCGCACATGGGCGGCGTAGTTTTTACCGATGCAGAAGATTCGATTGACGGGCATGTGGATATGCTGCCGGGCTGGATCAACGGAAAAAACAAAACAGCCACCCGGAGGTGGCTGCTGATGAGGCCTGCTTGCGCTTAAATGCGCGCTTCGATGCCAAAAGCGGCAAAGCCTTTTTTGTCAAAGTTTTCGCGGAAAAGATCGCGCAGTTTGGTCGCCGTGGCGTCGTAAGCCGCCTTGTCCTGCCAGGTATTGCGCGGGTTGAGAATGGCGCTGTCCACGTCCGGGCAGGTCGTGGGCATCTTGAGATTGAAGATGGGATGGATTTCGGTTTCAACCGCATCCAGTTCACCGTTCAACGCAGCGTTGAGCAGCGCGCGGGTGATCTTCAGGCTCATGCGCTTGCCGGTGCCGTAGGCGCCGCCGCTCCAGCCGGTGTTCAGCAAAATGCAGCGGACGTGGTACTTCTGCATTTTGTCGGCCAGCAACTCGGCATACACATTGGGTTTTTGCGCCATGAACGGGCCGCCGAAGGCCACCGAAAACGCCGGTTGCGGCTCTTGCACGCCCACTTCGGTGCCGGCCACCTTGGAGGTGAATCCGGAGACAAAGTGATACATCACGTCTTTGGGTTCGAGGATCGAAACCGGCGGCAAAACACCAAAGGCATCGGCAGTCAGCAGCACGATGGTCTGCGGATGCGGGCCACGGCCATTGGGCATGATGTTGGGGTTGGCTTCCAGCGGGTAGGCAAAGCGGGTGTTTTCAGCGATCGAGTCGTCCGTCAGGTCCAGCTCATCCGGATGGCATTCTTCCATCTTCTTGCCGGGCAGCGCGGGGACGTTTTCAATCACGGTGCCAGGCTTGGACAGCGCAGCGGCGATGACTGGTTCGGCTTGTTTGTCCAGATCGATGAGTTTGGCGTAGCAGCCATCTTCGAGATTGCACAGGCCGTTGTCCGACCAGATGGTTTCATCGTCGCCAATCAGGCGGCGCGCAGCATCGGCCGACAGCGTGGTTTTGCCGGTGCCGGACAGGCCAAACAAAATCGCCGCGTCGTCTTGTGCGCCAACGTTGGCCGAACAGTGCATCGACAGGCGCCCCTCCTTGGGCAGCAGGAAGTTGCCGACAGTGAAGATGGTTTTTTTGACCACACCGCAGTAGTCGGCACGACCGGCGACCAGACAGATGCGGTTGCGGGTGTCGATGATCACAGCGACCTCGGAGCGAGTGCCGTCGCGCTCGGGTTCGCAGACAAAGCTGGGGACGTTGAGCATGGTCCAGCGGCGAGCCTCAACGTCTTTTACGCCTTGCAAATCTTTGGGGAACATGATGTGCGCAAACATCGCGTGAGTGGCGTATTCGCCGACAAAGCGATAGGGCACGGCAAAGTCGGGGTCGGAGCCCATGAACACGTCTTTGACGTAGAGCGTGCTGTTTTTGGCGTTGACGTGATCCACCACGCGCTTGAGCAGGGCGGGGAACTTGTCGGGATCAAAGCCGTTGAGATCGGGTTTGAACCAGATTTCATCGGCCACTTCGGGCCATTTGACGGCGTAGGTATCCTTGACGCGACGGCCAGTGCAGTCGGGATCGGTGTAATACACCAGTGGGCCGTTGACACCCAGCGCGGTGGCAAAGGCTTTTTGCGCGTCGGATGGGCCGCCGTGGGTGACGCGACCGCGGTCATTGGCGATCGCGGCATGGAACAGCTCAGTTTTACTCAGGTTGTACTGATAGGTGACGGTTTTAAGGCCCAACAACTGTTCAAGATCGGCGGCAAAGGCCATGGGTATACCTCAAATGATGGTTGAAAAATGGCATCGCGCCACCCAAAGGAGGCGCGAATGGTAAGGAGCACAGCGAGGCGAGGCAAGGGCAGTGCGGCCAATGCCGCGCGTAACGCCGGTCAGTCTGGCGGCGGGGGGAATGCTTATCCGCCGTAATGATGCTCCGGCAGTTTGAATCCGCTCACCGATTCATTGAGTTTTTGTGACAGCAGATTGAGTTCACCGATCTGGGTTGCCGCCTGTGTGGCCGAGCCGGAGGTCTGCACGGCAATTTCGCGGATTGCCTGAACCGTTCCTGACAGGTTGATGGTCTGTTCGGACTCGGCGCGCGCGCTGTGCGAGATTTCGGCAATCAGGCGCGACAGTTCCTGTGACGCACGTTCGATGCGGGTCAGGGCCTGTCCGGCTTCTTCGGCGCTTTTGGCGCCGCCAACGACGTTTTGCGTCGAACGCTCCATCGAAATGATCGCCTCGGAGGTGTCGGCCTGGATGGTTTTGACCAGGGTTTCGATCTGCCGGGTGGCGTCTGCAGCGCGCTCGGAAAGGCGCTGGACTTCATCGGCAACGATGGCAAAGCCACGACCGGCTTCACCGGCCATGGCAGCCTGGATCGAGGCATTGAGCGCCAGCGTATTGGTTTGTTCGGCAACATCGTTGATGAACTCGATGATGTTGCCGATCTCTTGAGAAGATTCGCCCAAGCGTTTGATGCGCTTGGAGGTATCTTGAATCTGCTCGCGCAAGGCTGTCATCCCCTGGATGGTGCGGTTGACGGTTTCGGCACCACGATTGGCGGTCTGCACCGATTGCTGGGCTTCTTCGGCCAGTGTTTCGGCGCTGGCGGCCATCTGCTGCATCGATTGTGAGGTGCTGTCGATCGCCTGCGCCACGGCGGTGATCTGCTCGGCCTGCCGCTGCGAGGCCTCGGTCATGTGCAATGCGGTCTGCTTGGTTGCAGAAGCCGAGCTGGCGACTTCGGTCGAAGTCTGGGTGATTGTGCCAACCAGGTTGCGCATGTTCTGCACGGTGTAGTTGATCGAGTCGGCAATGGCGCCGGTAAAGTCCTCGGTGACGGTCACGTCCACGGTCAGATCGCCATCTGCCAGGTTGGTGATTTCATCCAGCAGTGACAGGATCGCCTGCTGCTGCTTGGCATCGCGCGTTTCTGCGGCCTGCAGCCGCTGCCGTGAAACACGGCTGTTGACGATGATGAAGCCGATCAGCAGGACGATGGCCAGCAGACCCGCGCCACCGGCCATGATCGGCAGCAGCAAATTGCTGTCCTGCCGCTTGCGCAGGCGTTGATGCAGGATCTTGCTGCTGTCGACGACATCCAGCGCCAAACCCTGCAGGCGTCCGGCGGCGGCCTGGGCATGCTCGACCGCTTCGGCGTTTTCGAGCAAGGTTTCGCTGGCTTGCATCGCAGCGGCAAAGCGCTGATCGACTTCGCGCGCCAGGCTGGCGACCTGTGCATCTGCCAGCAATCGCTGGTTGATCTGGGCAAAGTCACGGACTTCGGCATCCAGTGCCTGGATATTGGCCTGTGTCTGTGTCCCCCCTTCAAACACCAGCACCGCACGGCTGGCAATGCGCTCCAGCCGCACCAATTGCTGGATGGCCGGGTTCTGTCCCGGCCTGCTGCCAAGGCGTTCGGCGATCTGCTCATAGCGGCTGAAGACATCTTGGCCGTCATCGGCATGGATGGTGGTGCGGATCGTCTGGGTGGCGGCGGTTGCCATTCGCCAATTCTGTTCGCCGCTGAAGATCGTGTCGATCGCTGCCTTCATCCGGCTCCAGCTGTTGGCCACCTCGGCGAGTTCTGTCTGCGCTGCGGCGGGTGCAGCATCAATGTCTTCAGCAGGGTCGCCCTGGCTCAGTGTGCGCAAGGTATGGTCAATGGCTTCGGATTGCGCTTCCAGCTGTGAAAAATCCGGCATGGTGCCACGCAGCGCCGTCTGGCCGTTTTCGACCACGCCATTCATGCTGCTCGACAAACTGGCGGTCAGGGCCAGCCAGTTCTGGTTCTGAACATCGCTGCGTTGCATGGCCAGAAACACCACCATCGCAACAGCCATCAACACCACTGCGGAGATCAGGGTTGCCAGCTCTCGCCGCGCCCCCCGTACTTTGCGTAATTCAGCCATGACGCCCCTTGGTTTAAAACACGCTTGATGTCAATCCGCGCCTTATCCGGCGAGAACGGCATTGACCTTGGCAAGTAAATCCGCCTCTTTGACCGGCTTGACCAGATACTCCCGGGCGCCCTGGCGCAGCGCCCAGACCCGATCGGTTTCCTGGCTCTTGCTGCTGACGACGACGATCGGGATATGTGCGGTGGCGGCGTCCTTGGACAGCGTGCGGGTGGCCTGAAACCCGTTCACGCCGGGCATCACCACGTCCATGATCACGGCATCGGGCTTTTCACTGCGCACACGGCTGATGGCTTCTTCGCCACTGGACACGTCACTGACGCTATGGCCGGCTTTTTGCAGCAAATTGCGCAGGTTCTGAACATCCGTGGGGGAATCATCCACAATCAAGATGCGTGCCATTGAATTCTCCTCAGTCTGTTGTCCCTGGCCTGGCACAACAGCGTATTTTGCTGAAATGGTGCTGCGTATTCGCTGGTTATACCAAGCCTCATCAGGGGCTGCCAGAAACTTTGCGCAAAAACCAGCGTCGCCAGTTCGTCATGCCACACGCTGACCGGCGCACCAGGTGCCGATTGCGCGGCTTGCAAAGCTGCGCTCCGCAAACGGCGTATTGCGGCCTGCACTGGCCATTTGTGCCCGGCGCAGCGTCCACGGGTGCCCAGTCTTCACCAGCACCAGGTTGGCCGGGCTGCCGATGCGCAGATGACCGGCATCCAGTCCGGCAATTCTGGCCGGATCGCAGGTCAGTCGTGCCACGGCGGTCAGCGGATCGAGGACGCCTTCATCGACCAGTGCCAGCGTCAGCGGCAACAGCGTCTCCAGCGCACTGATGCCGGGTGCCGTCAGAGCAAAGGGGTTGATCTTGGCGTCCGGCTCATGCGGCTGGTGATCCGAACACACCGCCGTGATCACGCCGCGACGCAGCGCCTCGCGCAATGCCGCGCGGTCTTCACGCCCGCGCAGCGGCGGCAACACATGGCATTGCGCATCAAAGCCGTCAATGTCCTCGTCGATCAGATGCAACTGGTGTGCGGCAACATCGGCGCTCACCGGCAGATCGTGGCGCTGCGCCCACTCGATGATCTCCACCCCGCGCGCGGTGGACAGCCGCCCAAAATGCACGCGCGCGCCGGTGTCTTCGATCATCGACAACCAAAACCGCAGCGCCGCCACTTCGGCCGCCACCGGAATCGGCGTCAGTCCCAGGCGGGTGGCCACCGCCCCTTCGTGCGCGCAGCCGCCAGCCGCCAGCGCCGGGTCTTGGGCCTGCACATGCACCGTCAGCCCCAGTCCTCTGGCGTAATCCAGCGCGCGCCGCACCATGCGCGTGTTTGCCATCGGCGCCCAGGCATTGCTGATGCCCACCACGCCCGCCTGTTTGAGCGCCGACAGTTCGGCCAGAGACTCGCCATCGAGATTCTTCGTCAGCGCGCCGACAATGCGCAGATCCAGCGCCCCGGCACTGCTGGCGATGCGCTGCACACGCATCACCATCGCCGGGGTGTCGATGACCGGACTGGTATCGGGGGGCAGCAGCAGATGGGTGATACCGCCAGACAACGCGGCGGGAATCTCGCTGGCCATCGTCGCCTTGTGGCTTTGCCCCGGCTCGCGCAGGCGCGCGCACAAATCGACGATGCCGGGTATCAGCCAGTGGCCGTCGGCGTTGATGATCTGCGCCTCGCCGGCGGCCAGATCAGGCCCGATGGCCTGGATCATGCCTTGATCAATCCGCACGTCTGCGACCTGATCCAAGCCGCTGGCCGGGTCGAGCACGCGCGCGCCGCGAATCAGGGTGCACTGTGCGTGGTCATGGCTGGGCGTCGGTTGGCTTTGCTGTGCGCGCGCCGACCAGTCGGGTGTTGAGGGATTCATGCGCCGCTCCGAATCAGGGCTTGCGCCGCCTTGGGGTTCAAAATCATCGCCATTACCGCCATCCGAATGGCCAGGCCGTGGCTGACCTGTTGCAGGATCAGTGACTGCGGGCCGTAGGCCAGCTCGCCTTCCAGTTCCACTCCGCGATTGATTGGCCCGGGGTGCATGATGATGGCGTCGGGGCGCATCAGTTTTAAGCGCGCGCGGGTCAGGCCGTAATCGCGGTGAAACTCGTCCAGCGATGGCAAGAATGCGCCGAGCATCCGCTCTTTTTGCAGGCGCAGCAGCATCACCACATCAACCCCGTCCAGACCTTCGTTGATGTCGTGACAAACGCGCACGCCCATCTGCTCGATACCCGCCGGAATCAGCGTGGGCGGCGCCACCACGCGCAGGTCGCTGACGCCGAGCGCGCGCAGACCGTGGATGTCGGAGCGTGCCACCCGCGAGTGCAGGATGTCCCCCACAATCGCCACCGACAGCCGCTCAAAGCCGCCCATCGTCGGCCCGCATTTGTAGCGGCGGATGGTGTACAGATCGAGCAAGCCCTGGGTGGGATGCGCATGGCGGCCATCGCCAGCATTCAAGATCGCCACGTCCGGCGCGGCGTGCTTGGCAAAAAAGTGCGCCGCGCCGGAGGCGTCATGGCGCACCACAAACATATCGGCGTGCATCGCCTCCAGCGTGCGCAGCGTGTCAAACAGCGTCTCGCCCTTGGTGGTGCTGGAAGCCGCCATTTGCAGGTTGATCACATCCGCCGACAAACGCTTGGCCGCCAGCTCAAAAGTGGTGCGGGTGCGGGTGCTGGGTTCAAAGAACAGATTGAAAATGGTTTTGCCACGCAGCAGGTCGAGCTTTTTATCGGGCGTGCCCAAAGCCTCGGCGGTGTCCAGAATCTGCGTCAAAAGTGGTGCGCTCAAGCCTTCGAGCGTGAGCAAATGACGCAGCCGACCTTGGCTGTCGAGTTGGAGTTCGGGGGTCATGGTGTCCAGGGTGGTCAATAGTGCGCGGATTTTAGCGCTAAGCCCCGCCCAGCCATTGCGCCAGAATCACTTGGGCGGCGTGGCTGTCGCGGTCGCCTTTGCGCACACGGCGGGTCATTTGGCCGCTGGCGCGCGCGTTGCGCAGCACGTCATCAGCGGCGCGTGAGCTGTAGCGTTCATCGGCTTCATGGACGGGGGCGCTTTGGCGCGCGCGCAGGTCTTGGGCAAACGCGCGCGCGGCGTGGGTGATGCGTTGCTCGTTGCCGTCTTCATCCAGTGGCAGACCGACGATCAGCGCGGCAGGTCGCCATTGTTGCAGCAGCCGATCCAGCGCCGCCCAATCGCCGGTGGCGATCGTGGTGAGCGCGCGCGCCTGGCCGGTGATGTCGTCGCCAACGGCCACGCCGGTGCGCTGGTCGCCGTAGTCAAAACCTAAATAAGTGCCACTCATGCGCGCCCCGATTCGGCGCTGAGCTGGGTGACGCTGACGCCCAGCAGTTGCGTGGCGGCCGCCCAGCGTTTGGCCGGACGGGTGGTGAACAAAATCTGCTGATCAATCGGCGTATTGAGCCAGGCGTTTTTGAGCATTTCTTCTTCAAGCTGACCGGCGCCCCAGCCGGCATAGCCGAGGGCGACGATGTAATCACTGGGCGACTCACCAGTACCGATCGCGCGCAGCACATCGCGCGAGGTGGTGATGAATAAATCGTCGTTGATTTTCATCGTCGAATCCCACTCGCCGGGCGCGCGGTGGATGACAAAGCCGCGTTCCGGCTGCACCGGCCCGCCCCAGTACACGCAGGTGCTGGCGTCGCTGATTTGCTCGTGGTCAATGCCCATTTGATCGAGCATTTCGGTCAGCGGCATGTCGGTGGGGCGGTTGATGACGATGCCGATGGCGCCCTCGGCGTTGTGTTCGCAGACCAGCGCCACGCTGCGATGAAAGTTGTCGTCCAGCAAGCTCGGCATGGCGACGAGAAATTGGTTTTTGAACAGGCTTTCGAATGTACTCATGGCGGCAGTATCGACGGCGGGCGAGGGGAGTCAAGCGCCATGGTTGTGAGAATGCGCTGCGCTACCCAGCCGGTGGCCAGCCCAAACAGCAGCGCTGCGCTCATCAACACCGGCAGCAAGTGCAGCAGGCCCGGATGGGCGATAAAAACGCCGTAGGCCACGGCAAATTGCCCGGCCATGTGCGCCAGCGCCGCCAGCACCGATAAGCCGATGGCCGACAAACGCAGCGGCGGCAGTGCGCGGTTCCACACCGTGCCGACGGCGAGCATGGCGAGGCTGGCGACCGCGCCGGACAGCGACAGCCAAAAGCCCGGTGCCAAAAAGCTGCCCACCAGCAGGCTGCCGACCAAAACCCGCAGCAATCCCACCCAAATCGCGAGCTTCAAACCATGCCGCAGCAGCACGATCAGGGTGACGGCATTGGCCAGTCCCGGTTTGATGCCGGGAATCAGCGAGGGAAAACCAGCTTCCAGCACATGAATCACAATCGCCAGCGCCGCATAGCCAGCCACCAGGCGATCCTCATAGCTGGGCGTCAGGGTGAGTGCGCGCGCCATCAGAACGTCACCGCATCCAGGGCTTGGCGGGCATCGCCCACCAGACTCAGGCTGACCCGTCCGGGCAGGCAGGCGGCGCTGTCGCCGCTATGCGAGAGCCAGCCGCTGTGCACGCAAATCTGGTTACGGCAGGGAGCATGCACAAAGCGCGCGCGCCCCGGCTCGATTGCCAGCGTAATGGCTCCTTGCTTGCCGCCCACGGTGAGGGTTTGCGCCCGATCCAGCGCATAGCGTTGCGGCGCCTGGCTGCCCACGCGCACCTCAACAAAACTCGCCGGACTGCGCGGCTGCCACAAATGCGCAAACAGCGCGCCAATCAGCGCTGCGGCCATCAGCACCACGGCGATATCGCCATGGGTCAAAGCGGCGAACCGGCCTGTGCTCATGGCACCGTTTGCGCGGTAATTTCGGGCGGGAAAACAGCGCGCGCGGCCAGTGCCTCGGTGACCAACACCTGACCTTGGGCGTCCACCACCAATACTTGATCAATGCCCAGCGCGCGCGCGGTGCTGCGCCAGTTTTGCGCACCGGCGACAAACAGCGCGGTGCTGGCGGCATCGGCCAGGGTGCCGTCGCCGGTGACCACCGTGACCGATTGCAGGCTGCTGGCCGGCTGGCCGGTTTTGGGATCCAGCAAGTGGTGATAGCGCACGCCGCCGGATTCAAAGTAATGCTCGTAATCGCCGCTGGTGACGATGGCTTCATTGCCCTGGGTTTGCAGCGTTGCCAGCAAGCGCTGGCCGAGTTCCGGGCGCGGGTGGCGAATGCCGACGCGCCAGGGGCGGTCGCTGCGCTGCCCCATCACCCGCAGATTGCCGCCGAGGTTGACCATGGCACTGTCAAATCCGGCTTGGGCGATGTGCTCGATGGCCAGATCAGAGGCATCACCCTTGGCAATGGCACCAAAATCCAGCCACACCTGCGGCGCCGGGCCGTAGCGGGTGCCGTCGGTATTCAGCGCGGGCGCGCGCGCCAGTTCGGCCACGGCGGCATCAATCGCGGCGGCGTCGGGTGGGGCGCTGCGAAAGTGGCTGACATCATCAAAGCCCCACAGCGCCACCAGCTTGCCCACGCGCACATCAAAACGGCCACCACTGAGCGCGCTGATCTGCGCTGCGCGCGCAAACAGGCCTTGCATGGGTTCAGGGATGGCAATCGCCTCCCCGCGCGCGAGTTGTTGATTCAGGTTGGATAGCTGCGCACCCTCGCCCCAGGCACTCCAGCGCTGGGCATAGCGTTCAAGCTGCTGCTGAACGGCATCCAAAACAGTTTCGGCGCGCGCGCGCGAATCGTTTTCGGCATCGGCGGCTTTGGGCAGGGCAATGACCAAATCAATCTGCGTGCCCATCGCCTCAAAGCTGCGCTGGGCGAGTTCGGCATCCACAGGCTGCGGATTGCGCAGCGCCAGCCAGGTGAAAAACAGCGCCAGACCTGCGCCGACAATCAGCCGTCGCCAAAACATTTTGATGAACGGCTGTTGGGTGATGGGAGAAGTCGGTTCGCTCATGGGATTCACAGCGGATTCACAGCGCGCGCGCGCTGAGTTTGCGTTCGATGGCGATCATCACCTGTGCGCCAATATCGGTGTTTTGCGCGGCATCAATTTCGCGCGCGCAAGTGGGGGAGGTGACGTTGATTTCGGTGAGGTAGTCGCCAATCACGTCCAGCCCCACCAGCAGCAAGCCCATTTCACGCAGGCGCGGGCCGACCTGGGCGGCAATCCAGCGGTCGCGCTCGGTCAGCGCGCGCACTTCGCCGTGACCGCCGGCGGCGATGTTGCCGCGCACTTCGCCGTCTTTGGGAATGCGCGCCAAGCAATACGGAACGGGCTCGCCATCGACCATCAAAATGCGCTTGTCGCCGTGTTTGATGTCGGGGATGTAACGCTGCGCCATGATGTGCTGCTGGCCGTTTTGGGTCAGCGTTTCGATCACCGCGCCGAGGTTCATGCCATCGGCGTTGATGCGAAAAATGCCCTGACCGCCCATGCCGTCCAAAGGCTTGAAAATCACATCGCCGTGTTCGGCGGCAAACGCGCGCAGCGTGGCATCGTCGCGGGCGATGACGGTGGGCGCGCAGCACTGCGCAAACCAGCTGATAAAGACTTTTTCGTTGGCATCGCGCAGCGCGCGCGGGTTGTTGACGACCAGTGCGCCTTGTTCTTGCGCGCGCTCCAGAATGTAGGTGGCGGCGACAAAGGCCATGTCAAACGGCGGGTCTTTGCGCATCAGCGCCGCATCAAACTGCCCCAGCGGTTGTTCAAGGGTTGGGCCGAGTTCAAACCAGTGCTGGTTGTCGTCAAACACGGTGACGGCGCGCGCGCGCGCCATCGCCACGCCATCACGGATCCACAGATCGTGCATTTGCAGATAAAACACCTGCCAGCCACGTTTTTGCGCCGCCAGCATCAGTGCCAGCGTGGTGTCTTTGTAGGGCTTGATGTGGTCGATGGGGTCCATCACCACGGCCAAAGTGCGGGGGCTGTTCATGGCGTGTGGTTTTGTTCGGTGATGAGCTCGCGGGTGGCGGCGATTTCTTTGGCGGCGGCCAGTGCCGCCAGGCGCGCAACGACGCCATAGGCATAAAAGCGGTTGGGTTGGGCATCGGCGCCGTGTTCGGGCTGCGGGTGGCTGCCGGCCTGTTCAAACGCCATTGCCTCAAAGCGCATCCCCGGTGCATTGAGGTTTTCCTGATTGCTGCGCTTGGCGTTGAGTCGGTAAAAACCGCCGACGACGAACTGGTCGATCATGTACACCACCGGCTCGGCGGTGGCTTCGTCCTCGCCCCATTTTTCAAAGGTGTAAACGCCTTCCTGAATGATCGCGCCGGTGACCTGACGGCCTTCCTTGCCGCTGCTCATGTGGCTGCGCGCGCGCCGGTTCATGTTTTGCACGTCTGCGACACTGCGCGCGGTCATCACCCCCATGCCATAAGTTCCGGCATCGGCCTTGATGATGACAAAGGGTTCTTCGCGGATGCCGTATTCGGCGTATTTGGCCTTGATGTCATCCAGCAGCACGGCGACGTTGGCTTCCAGACACTCATGGCCTTCGCGGGTCTGGAAGTTGATTTGCCCGCAGTTGCGAAACAGCGGATCGACCAGCCACGGGTCCAAATCCAGCAATTCACCAAAGG
This region includes:
- a CDS encoding phosphoenolpyruvate carboxykinase (ATP) — translated: MAFAADLEQLLGLKTVTYQYNLSKTELFHAAIANDRGRVTHGGPSDAQKAFATALGVNGPLVYYTDPDCTGRRVKDTYAVKWPEVADEIWFKPDLNGFDPDKFPALLKRVVDHVNAKNSTLYVKDVFMGSDPDFAVPYRFVGEYATHAMFAHIMFPKDLQGVKDVEARRWTMLNVPSFVCEPERDGTRSEVAVIIDTRNRICLVAGRADYCGVVKKTIFTVGNFLLPKEGRLSMHCSANVGAQDDAAILFGLSGTGKTTLSADAARRLIGDDETIWSDNGLCNLEDGCYAKLIDLDKQAEPVIAAALSKPGTVIENVPALPGKKMEECHPDELDLTDDSIAENTRFAYPLEANPNIMPNGRGPHPQTIVLLTADAFGVLPPVSILEPKDVMYHFVSGFTSKVAGTEVGVQEPQPAFSVAFGGPFMAQKPNVYAELLADKMQKYHVRCILLNTGWSGGAYGTGKRMSLKITRALLNAALNGELDAVETEIHPIFNLKMPTTCPDVDSAILNPRNTWQDKAAYDATATKLRDLFRENFDKKGFAAFGIEARI
- a CDS encoding PleD family two-component system response regulator, whose translation is MARILIVDDSPTDVQNLRNLLQKAGHSVSDVSSGEEAISRVRSEKPDAVIMDVVMPGVNGFQATRTLSKDAATAHIPIVVVSSKSQETDRVWALRQGAREYLVKPVKEADLLAKVNAVLAG
- a CDS encoding methyl-accepting chemotaxis protein, translating into MAELRKVRGARRELATLISAVVLMAVAMVVFLAMQRSDVQNQNWLALTASLSSSMNGVVENGQTALRGTMPDFSQLEAQSEAIDHTLRTLSQGDPAEDIDAAPAAAQTELAEVANSWSRMKAAIDTIFSGEQNWRMATAATQTIRTTIHADDGQDVFSRYEQIAERLGSRPGQNPAIQQLVRLERIASRAVLVFEGGTQTQANIQALDAEVRDFAQINQRLLADAQVASLAREVDQRFAAAMQASETLLENAEAVEHAQAAAGRLQGLALDVVDSSKILHQRLRKRQDSNLLLPIMAGGAGLLAIVLLIGFIIVNSRVSRQRLQAAETRDAKQQQAILSLLDEITNLADGDLTVDVTVTEDFTGAIADSINYTVQNMRNLVGTITQTSTEVASSASATKQTALHMTEASQRQAEQITAVAQAIDSTSQSMQQMAASAETLAEEAQQSVQTANRGAETVNRTIQGMTALREQIQDTSKRIKRLGESSQEIGNIIEFINDVAEQTNTLALNASIQAAMAGEAGRGFAIVADEVQRLSERAADATRQIETLVKTIQADTSEAIISMERSTQNVVGGAKSAEEAGQALTRIERASQELSRLIAEISHSARAESEQTINLSGTVQAIREIAVQTSGSATQAATQIGELNLLSQKLNESVSGFKLPEHHYGG
- a CDS encoding fumarylacetoacetate hydrolase family protein — its product is MPVNRIFCIGKNYAAHVRELAHLGPPDDGDCVVFIKPASCVIEEGEPIVLPRGHGVVHHEAELVVSLTGGGRDIAEDEALDCVAGITLGLDLTLRELQTRLRAQGRPWELAKAFDGAAPLGDFKPFLDHDLQDIDFTCHVNGVLRQHGHTRKMLYSVARQIHLLSQTWSLEPDDVIFTGTPEGVGVLHPGDRITLSSPALGTFSWQCE
- a CDS encoding SLC13 family permease, whose amino-acid sequence is MSVDLHIFMTLAVVVATLGLLITEKLAAELVLLLAMLTLLTLGILTPAQALEGFSNDGMITVAAMYVIAAGLRDTGAIDWITRQLLGRPRGIGPAQLRVMAPVIGLSAFINNTPVVAAFMPPILAWAKRHQISASKLLIPLSYAAILGGTCTLIGTSTNLVVNGLWMRDGQPSIGMFEIAWVGIPCALAGTLYILAASRRLLADRRPATSAFADPREYTVEMMVDATGPLVGQTIVEAGLRQLGRLFLIEIERDGRIIPAVQSEERLLPEDRLVFAGDIDAIVDLQRIRGLSAPRNGEAASLAQQYPERHLVEVVISPRCPLINQTLRDSRFHTHYGATVVAVARDGQRVPGGLGDVILRAADTLLIEARPTWVDRHRHSPDFLVVSDVENSDIPRFDRALRAWGILAAVVLAATLNWLPMVTAALLGAAATLALGCVSLSAARRSIDTQVLLVIACSFALGKALAVTGAATLVADTLLNSSTANPWVALLLIYVITATATEMLSNNAAAVLIYPVAMALAARLEASPLPFMFAVMMAASASFSTPIGYQTNLMVQGPGGYRFTDFARIGIPLQLALAAISLIIIPLVWPFYPG